The following are encoded together in the Tetrapisispora phaffii CBS 4417 chromosome 5, complete genome genome:
- the SMT3 gene encoding SUMO family protein SMT3 (similar to Saccharomyces cerevisiae SMT3 (YDR510W); ancestral locus Anc_1.51), which yields MSDTGSPVEKKPDINANEGAASATAETHINLKVSDGSSEIFFKIKRTTPLKRLMEAFAKRQGKEMDSLRFLYDGIRLQADQTPEDLDMEDNDIIEAHREQIGGAI from the coding sequence ATGTCTGACACAGGTAGTCCAGTCGAGAAGAAACCCGATATCAATGCTAACGAAGGCGCCGCCAGCGCCACCGCCGAAACTCACATCAACTTGAAGGTTTCCGACGGTTCGTCGGAAATCTTCTTCAAGATCAAGAGGACTACTCCCTTGAAGAGACTGATGGAAGCCTTTGCCAAGAGACAAGGTAAGGAAATGGATTCTCTAAGATTTCTCTACGACGGGATCAGATTACAGGCTGACCAAACACCGGAGGATCTAGACATGGAGGACAACGACATCATCGAGGCCCACAGAGAACAGATCGGGGGTGCCATCTAG
- the TPHA0E03660 gene encoding amino acid permease (similar to Saccharomyces cerevisiae AGP1 (YCL025C) and GNP1 (YDR508C); ancestral locus Anc_1.50), producing MSNSRNGSSNEHIELQDYKGNSEKNSTTVYIDSNENEVEYLSDKDASTSADYTYKDLNPSDKKKKSNIKRFIDSFKQPIRPNSDYIDAAELDYEQALENGITTSVSPSAPNLRKLNQLRTPTDANDNKALKQTIRPRHVVMISLGTGIGTGLLVGNGTALKNAGPAGLVIGYSIMGSIIYCIIQATGEMAIAYSNLPGGYNVYPSFLVEKGFGFAIAWVYCIQWLTVCPLELVTASLTIKYWTTSVNSDIFVAIFYALIIIINVFGAKGYAEAEFFCNCCKVLMMIGFFILSITITAGGAGNDGYLGGLYWHTPGAFRGDSSIDHFKGICGTLVTAAFAYGGTEFLALTAAEQSNPRAAIPSAAKKVLYRIICVYLISILMIGFLVPFDSTRLLGSDGSATSASPYVLAASLHGVRVVPHFINAVILISVLSVGNSAFYSSSRLLMSLARQGYAPKWFDYIDREGRPARAMLMSALFGVIAFCAASPKETEVFTWLLAISGLSQLFTWCAICLSHIRFRTAMKVQGRSLGEVGYLAQTGVWGSWYALFMMFLIYIAQFWVAIAPIGSGELSAQNFFENYLAMPILIVLYLGYKIYYKDWTLLIKAEDIDLQSHRQIFDEDLLKEEDFEYRQRLKNGPFWRRVVDFWC from the coding sequence ATGTCGAACTCACGTAATGGCTCAAGTAATGAGCACATCGAATTACAAGACTATAAAGGTAATTCAGAAAAAAACAGCACAACCGTTTATATAGACTCGAATGAAAATGAGGTCGAATATTTGTCCGATAAGGATGCGTCTACTTCAGCAGACTACACTTACAAGGACTTGAATCCAAGTgacaagaaaaaaaaatcaaatatcaAACGGTTTATCGACTCTTTCAAACAACCAATCCGTCCAAACAGCGACTACATCGATGCTGCTGAATTGGACTACGAGCAAGCTTTAGAAAATGGCATCACTACAAGTGTGTCACCAAGTGCTCCCAATTTGAGAAAGCTCAACCAACTAAGAACTCCAACTGATGCAAACGACAATAAGGCATTGAAACAAACTATTAGACCAAGACATGTCGTCATGATTTCATTGGGGACAGGTATTGGTACCGGTTTGCTGGTCGGTAACGGTACAGCTTTGAAAAATGCAGGTCCGGCGGGCTTGGTCATTGGCTACTCAATCATGGGTAGCATCATCTATTGTATTATTCAGGCTACTGGTGAGATGGCTATTGCCTACAGTAATCTGCCAGGTGGCTATAATGTGTATCCATCTTTCTTGGTGGAGAAAGGTTTCGGTTTTGCTATCGCTTGGGTGTATTGTATCCAATGGTTAACCGTCTGTCCCTTGGAATTGGTTACTGCTTCGTTgacaattaaatattggACGACTTCTGTGAATTCAGATATCTTCGTGGCAATTTTTTACGCTCTgattatcatcatcaatgTCTTCGGGGCAAAAGGTTATGCAGAGGCagaatttttttgtaaCTGTTGTAAAGTGCTGATGATGATAGGGTTCTTCATTCTAAGTATCACGATCACAGCAGGTGGCGCAGGCAATGATGGATATCTAGGTGGCCTTTACTGGCACACCCCAGGTGCCTTCAGAGGTGATTCGTCAATTGATCACTTTAAAGGCATTTGCGGTACTTTGGTCACTGCCGCATTCGCTTATGGTGGTACGGAATTTCTGGCTTTGACCGCTGCTGAACAATCTAATCCAAGAGCTGCAATCCCATCCGCTGCAAAAAAAGTTCTATATAGAATCATCTGCGTCTATTTAATCTCAATCTTAATGATAGGCTTCCTAGTGCCATTCGACTCAACAAGATTATTGGGGTCCGATGGCTCCGCCACATCCGCATCTCCATATGTGTTGGCTGCTTCTTTACATGGTGTCCGTGTCGTTCCTCATTTTATCAATGCAGTCATTCTAATCTCAGTCCTATCGGTTGGTAACTCTGCGTTCTACTCAAGCTCGAGGTTGTTGATGTCGTTGGCTAGACAAGGTTACGCTCCAAAATGGTTCGACTACATCGACAGAGAGGGAAGGCCGGCTAGAGCCATGTTGATGTCCGCTTTATTCGGTGTCATCGCCTTCTGTGCTGCTTCTCCAAAGGAAACTGAAGTCTTCACATGGCTATTGGCTATCTCAGGTTTATCACAATTATTCACATGGTGCGCTATTTGTTTATCGCACATTAGATTCAGAACAGCAATGAAAGTGCAAGGCAGATCTTTAGGTGAAGTAGGATATTTAGCTCAAACTGGTGTCTGGGGTTCATGGTACGCACTTTTCATGATGTTTTTGATCTACATCGCTCAATTTTGGGTTGCTATTGCTCCAATTGGTTCTGGTGAATTAAGTGCTCAAAATTTCTTCGAGAATTACTTAGCTATGCCAATTTTAATCGTGCTATATCTAGGTTATAAAATTTACTATAAAGACTGGACACTTTTGATAAAAGCTGAGGATATTGATTTACAAAGCCACCGTCAAATTTTCGATGAAGATTTGTTAAAGGAAGAGGATTTTGAATATAGACAACGTTTAAAGAATGGCCCATTCTGGAGAAGAGTCGTCGATTTCTGGTGTTAG
- the RNQ1 gene encoding prion domain-containing protein RNQ1 (similar to Saccharomyces cerevisiae RNQ1 (YCL028W); ancestral locus Anc_1.47), with protein MSNQGVDNLISDAENQFNQGNHQEAVASLTNAAGMNPNSDQMSQIENIIRKIAKYVMGNTDNQHDRGVGDSFLSTLMGNSNGNSQAQLGKLALLTSVMSSGGGPRNNGSNGFNLGSIASMMMSGNNNGNNNSMNTSALSGLASQFFGSSNNNQSQGQGHSYSKLASMASSYFSGSSNNSNNSNMGGNGGYNGNNSHSNNNNANANGYGNNDNKFGNNSNRYGNEDNKYSSSNNNDSYGNNSNSYDDNSNSYGNNSNRYGNDHNKYSGSNNNNSYGDDDNKYSNNNNNNSYGSNSNSYGNNGSSYGNNNNSYGNDDNKYSNSNNGNSYGSNSNSYGNNSNSYGNDDNKYSNSNNGNSYGNNSTNYGNNSNSYGNNENKYSSNDNYDSNTNKYGNNNSNNSQNGNEDGFSKLASMATSYLTQSTSHSSNNSQNNYNGGNSSQSNTFGKLASMASSYLSGGSQNNNQGQNSNYNNSNNQGNNQNNQNSNNGFSFNGNFA; from the coding sequence ATGAGTAACCAAGGAGTAGACAATTTGATTTCTGATGCGGAAAATCAATTTAATCAAGGGAATCATCAAGAAGCAGTAGCTTCATTGACTAATGCTGCTGGTATGAATCCAAACAGTGATCAAATGTCTCAAATCgagaatattattagaaaaataGCCAAATACGTAATGGGTAATACCGATAATCAACATGACAGAGGTGTTGgtgattcatttttatctaCTCTAATGGGCAATAGCAATGGTAATTCGCAAGCACAATTAGGTAAGTTGGCTCTGTTGACAAGTGTCATGTCTTCTGGTGGCGGTCCTAGAAATAATGGATCTAATGGCTTTAATTTAGGTAGCATTGCTTCCATGATGATGTCTGGCAATAACAATGGCAACAATAATTCCATGAACACTTCTGCTTTGTCAGGTTTAGCTTCGCAATTCTTTGGTTCAAGCaataataatcaaagtCAAGGCCAAGGTCATTCCTATAGTAAATTAGCTTCAATGGCAAGTTCGTACTTTTCTGGAAGTTCTAATAATTCcaataatagtaatatgGGAGGCAATGGTGGTTACAATGGTAATAATAGCCATagtaacaacaataatgCTAATGCTAACGGTTACGGTAATAACGATAACAAGTTTGGTAACAACAGTAACAGATATGGTAACgaagataataaatattctagCTCAAATAATAACGACAGCTATGGTAACAACAGTAATAGTTATGATGATAACAGCAACAGCTATGGTAATAACAGTAACCGCTATGGTAACGACCATAACAAGTATTCCGGctcaaataataataacagcTATGGTGACGACGATAATAAGTACTctaacaataacaataacaacagCTATGGTAGCAACAGTAACAGTTATGGTAACAACGGTAGCAGCTATGgtaataacaataacagCTATGGTAACGACGATAATAAGTACTCTAACTCCAACAATGGCAACAGTTATGGTAGCAACAGTAATAGTTATGGTAACAACAGTAACAGCTATGGTAACGACGATAATAAGTACTCTAACTCCAACAATGGCAACAGTTATGGCAATAACAGTACTAATTATGGCAACAACAGTAACAGCTATGGTAATAACGAAAACAAGTACTCAAGTAACGATAACTATGATAGCAACACTAACAAGTACGGTAACAATAATAGTAACAACAGCCAAAATGGAAATGAAGATGGTTTCAGTAAGTTAGCCTCGATGGCAACATCTTACCTAACCCAAAGCACTTCTCATTCCTCCAATAATTCCcaaaataattacaatGGTGGTAATTCCAGCCAATCGAACACATTCGGTAAATTGGCTTCAATGGCAAGTTCTTATTTAAGCGGTGGGTCTCAAAATAACAACCAAGGTCAAAATAGCAACTACAATAACAGTAACAATCAAGGCAATAACCAAAATAACCAAAACTCCAACAACGGATTTAGTTTCAATGGTAACTTTGCCTAA
- the BIK1 gene encoding Bik1p (similar to Saccharomyces cerevisiae BIK1 (YCL029C); ancestral locus Anc_1.46), translated as MSVNQIQKYQKKIGCFIQIPNVGRGKLKYVGVVDNKPGYYAGIDLLANIGKNNGSFQGKKYFETEYPQSGLFIQLQKVSHLIENASLSRRTTLVTDNNHSNTNVMSSGDRSSSVTSDGRINSTGSTIVRSIHNDITVDPTSPTPIGSYHGDSRRGTARLDDLDKMEIDTPVPASAGRRDVVTDKLIKEYEQKIEKQFNQLVQYKKLLDEQRVVLEEMKPTIDIYENNLVSSENEIASLKEQLNKEREENDKQKKYFENEHEQLLRVVDQLHDEIKENERRVIASKQNMKMSSGHTDETVLRELEELREYKQTNETNKLKWEKERDQLKMHNSSLNKEYQELYKDFSRMESIQRENETLRNKLSELETHTSTQPKTDASENPATQPDDIASLPIYRPAKEVDVTAGRDLWCALCDKQGHTSIDCPYLPVNENAEDDIMY; from the coding sequence ATGAGTGTTAATCAAATTCAGAAGTATCAGAAGAAGATAGGTTGCTTCATACAGATACCTAACGTGGGTCGTGGGAAGTTGAAATATGTTGGCGTTGTAGATAATAAACCTGGTTACTATGCAGGCATCGATTTGCTTGCTAATAttggtaaaaataatggTTCGTTTCAAGGTAAAAAATACTTTGAGACAGAATATCCCCAGAGTGGATTGTTCATACAGTTGCAGAAAGTGTCACATCTGATCGAGAATGCCAGTCTATCCCGAAGAACGACTTTAGTGACGGATAACAACCATAGTAATACCAACGTCATGAGTTCCGGCGATCGTAGTTCAAGTGTTACGAGTGATGGTCGGATCAACAGTACTGGAAGCACGATAGTGCGAAGTATTCACAATGATATTACAGTTGACCCCACATCACCGACCCCGATTGGTTCCTACCATGGCGACTCACGAAGGGGAACTGCACGACTAGATGACTTGGACAAGATGGAGATCGATACACCCGTGCCTGCAAGTGCTGGCAGGAGAGATGTTGTTACTGATAAACTGATAAAGGAGTATGAACAGAAGATCGAAAAACAGTTCAATCAATTGGTTCAGTACAAGAAGCTGTTGGACGAGCAGAGAGTGGTGTTGGAAGAGATGAAACCCACTATAGACATATACGAGAACAATCTTGTGAGTTCGGAAAATGAGATAGCGAGCTTAAAagaacaattgaataaagaacgtgaagaaaatgataagCAGAAGAAGTATTTCGAAAATGAGCATGAGCAATTATTACGAGTAGTTGACCAATTACACGACGAGatcaaagaaaatgaaagaaGAGTGATAGCCAGCAAACAAAACATGAAGATGAGCAGTGGCCACACCGACGAGACGGTTTTACGAGAACTAGAAGAGCTACGAGAATATAAACAGACCAACGAGACGAACAAGCTTAAATGGGAGAAAGAGCGTGATCAATTGAAGATGCATAACAGTTCGCTGAATAAAGAATACCAAGAACTATACAAAGATTTCAGCAGAATGGAATCAATCCAAAGAGAGAACGAGACTTTACGAAACAAGCTCAGCGAACTGGAGACCCATACATCCACACAACCAAAGACAGATGCATCAGAGAACCCGGCCACCCAGCCCGACGACATTGCATCGTTGCCAATATACAGGCCTGCAAAAGAAGTAGACGTTACCGCCGGCAGAGACCTGTGGTGTGCATTATGTGACAAACAAGGCCACACCAGCATCGACTGTCCATACTTACCCGTCAACGAGAATGCGGAAGACGATATCATGTATTGA
- the HIS4 gene encoding trifunctional histidinol dehydrogenase/phosphoribosyl-AMP cyclohydrolase/phosphoribosyl-ATP diphosphatase (similar to Saccharomyces cerevisiae HIS4 (YCL030C); ancestral locus Anc_1.45) — translation MVFPILPLYGSNSIDIVNKNRFLLLAGQSLLDCVSFNGQAQIIDFVQKFKELKLVSIYLNDLNEFSGDDVVNLLNNGISTVFTKQAVLKESLINEFNVPAERIVLFDSKTSSYPNKFVVVDDFKESRIINAQDISLGLFQDSIINAIRTDRDDKLYTTLVVDEYEKCLGLVYSSLESIKIATEKKIGCYYSRSRNEIWIKGLTSGNTQDLVSIEIDCDGDSLKFVVIQNGNNESAKPSFCHLNTESCFGELNYGLQSLEKTLKDRLINAPEDSYTKRLFNDDDLLNAKIKEEAEELTEAVTSKELSWEAADLFYFAMAKLVKNGVSLRHVENNLKMKHLKITRRRGDAKPKFIQNKKQKVEAKVEGERDLTNKKIYLNVIKSSNKDDVEKAISRPIQKTSEIMHLVNPIVQNVKEKGDKALLEYTEKFDGIKLSTPVLCAPFPKEYFEGLTQEMKESLDLSMENVRKFHAAQLQTETMVVETQPGVVCSRFSRPIERVGLYIPGGTAILPSTALMLGVPAKVAKCKEIIFASPPRKSDGKVSPEVVYVASKVGASKIVLAGGAQAVAAMAYGTESVPKVDKILGPGNQFVTAAKMYIQNDTQALCSIDMPAGPSEVLVVCDENADADFVASDLLSQAEHGVDSQVILVGVNLSEKKILEVQDAVDRQANELPRVDIVRKCIAHSTIILCESYEEAFGMSNKYAPEHLILQIENAQKYVSLVDNAGSIFVGQYTPESCGDYSSGTNHTLPTYGYARQYSGVNTSTFQKFITSQQISPEGLQNIGKAVMCVAKVEGLDGHRNAVKIRMQKLGQLPTDFE, via the coding sequence atggTTTTCCCTATTTTACCTCTTTATGGAAGCAATTCCATTGATATCGTAAATAAGAATAGGTTTTTGTTGTTAGCTGGTCAATCTTTATTGGATTGCGTTTCTTTCAATGGTCAAGCTCAGattattgattttgtaCAGAAGTTCAAAGAGTTGAAATTAGTGTCTATCTATTTGAATGATCTCAATGAATTCTCTGGTGACGATGTTGtcaatttattgaataatggTATTTCTACTGTCTTTACGAAACAAGCCGTTTTGAAAGAATCATTAATTAACGAATTCAATGTGCCAGCCGAAAGAATTGTTTTGTTCGATTCGAAAACTTCGTCTTATCCAAATAAATTCGTTGTAGTTGACGATTTCAAAGAGTCAAGAATCATCAATGCCCAGGATATTTCACTTGGTTTATTCCAAGATAGCATCATCAATGCCATTAGAACCGACCGTGACGATAAACTATACACTACATTAGTTGTTGATGAGTACGAAAAATGTCTTGGTTTGGTTTATTCGTCATTGGAATCGATCAAAATCGcaactgaaaaaaaaatcgGCTGTTACTATTCAAGGTCTCGTAATGAAATCTGGATCAAAGGCTTAACTTCAGGTAATACTCAGGACCTAGTATCGATTGAAATCGATTGTGATGGCGACTCTTTGAAATTCGTTGTCATTCAAAATGGTAACAATGAATCTGCAAAACCAAGTTTCTGCCACTTGAACACAGAATCTTGTTTTGGTGAATTGAACTATGGTTTACAAAGTTTGGAGAAAACATTAAAGGATAGATTAATTAACGCCCCGGAAGATTCATACACGAAGAGGCTGTTCAATGATGATGATCTATTGAATGCAAAGATCAAAGAGGAAGCTGAAGAATTGACAGAAGCAGTAActtcaaaagaattatcTTGGGAGGCTGCTGATTTATTCTATTTCGCTATGGCAAAACTTGTTAAGAATGGTGTTTCATTGAGGCATGTAGagaataatttgaaaatgaaacatTTGAAGAtaacaagaagaagaggtGATGCTAAACcaaaatttattcaaaacaaaaaacaaaaagttGAAGCAAAAGTTGAAGGTGAAAGAGATTtgacaaataaaaaaatttacttGAATGTAATAAAATCAAGCAACAAAGATGACGTTGAGAAAGCCATCTCAAGACCAATTCAAAAGACTTCTGAAATTATGCACTTAGTTAACCCAATTGTACAAAATGTCAAAGAAAAGGGCGACAAAGCCTTATTAGAATACACTGAGAAATTTGACGgtattaaattatctacTCCAGTGCTATGTGCCCCATTCCCAAAAGAGTATTTTGAAGGTTTAACTCAAGAAATGAAAGAGTCTTTAGATTTATCAATGGAAAATGTTAGAAAATTCCATGCTGCGCAATTGCAAACTGAAACCATGGTTGTAGAAACTCAACCAGGTGTCGTTTGTTCGAGATTCTCTAGACCAATAGAGAGAGTTGGTTTATATATCCCAGGTGGTACTGCTATTTTACCAAGTACAGCCTTAATGCTGGGTGTACCAGCAAAAGTTGCTAAGtgtaaagaaattatttttgcCTCCCCACCGAGAAAGTCAGACGGTAAGGTTTCTCCAGAAGTTGTCTACGTAGCTTCAAAAGTAGGTGCATCTAAAATTGTTTTGGCAGGCGGTGCTCAAGCTGTTGCAGCAATGGCTTATGGTACCGAATCGGTTCCAAAAGTGGACAAAATTTTAGGTCCTGGTAATCAATTCGTTACTGCCGCTAAGATGTATATTCAGAACGATACACAAGCTTTATGCTCCATCGACATGCCAGCTGGTCCAAGTGAAGTGTTAGTTGTCTGTGATGAAAATGCTGATGCCGATTTTGTTGCCAGTGATTTATTATCACAAGCTGAACACGGTGTTGACTCTCAAGTTATTTTAGTAGGTGTTAACTTAtctgaaaagaaaattttggAAGTGCAAGATGCCGTAGATAGACAAGCTAACGAATTACCTAGAGTTGACATTGTCAGAAAATGTATTGCTCACAGTACAATCATATTATGTGAATCATATGAAGAAGCCTTTGGCATGTCCAACAAGTATGCACCAGaacatttaattttacaaattgAAAACGCCCAAAAGTACGTCAGTCTAGTCGATAACGCGGGTAGTATCTTTGTTGGTCAATACACCCCTGAATCATGTGGTGACTACTCCAGTGGTACTAACCATACTCTACCTACCTACGGTTACGCCAGACAGTACAGTGGTGTCAATACCTCAACTTTCCAGAAATTCATCACCTCTCAACAAATCTCACCAGAGGGTCTACAAAACATTGGTAAAGCTGTAATGTGCGTTGCTAAAGTAGAAGGTTTAGATGGCCACAGAAACGCAGTTAAGATTAGAATGCAAAAACTTGGCCAATTGCCAACCGATTTCGAATAA
- the SDH7 gene encoding Sdh7p (similar to Saccharomyces cerevisiae ACN9 (YDR511W); ancestral locus Anc_1.44), translating to MRATTRLLISNNAILLQAARKAKTAVQPLLPPLQLYRRILREHRHLPPLQRELGDQYVKNEFKLHKNTDNPLHIVGFLTSWQDYLHTITKGEWEEERVSAQVLEKLSSDQVVQLYELMKEADALSKGTSTTE from the coding sequence ATGAGAGCCACGACACGTTTGCTAATCAGCAACAATGCAATTCTTCTACAAGCCGCCAGAAAAGCCAAAACAGCAGTGCAACCGCTGCTTCCTCCTCTACAACTATACAGACGCATACTACGAGAGCATAGACATTTACCACCTTTACAAAGGGAACTAGGAGACCAATACGTCAAAAATGAGTTCAAACTACACAAGAATACCGATAATCCATTGCATATCGTTGGCTTCCTCACAAGCTGGCAGGATTACCTGCATACGATAACCAAAGGTGAATGGGAAGAGGAAAGAGTATCAGCCCAAGTACTGgaaaaattatcatcaGATCAGGTAGTTCAACTCTATGAGTTAATGAAAGAGGCTGACGCATTATCAAAGGGGACATCTACGACCGAATAG
- the RRP7 gene encoding Rrp7p (similar to Saccharomyces cerevisiae RRP7 (YCL031C); ancestral locus Anc_1.43), with the protein MSESAKFHYVKTMKSGFLVVPFKLPKHRALKKDAGLNNNSFHYVYIKKHVNKDNEEEKNCLFAINLPILSNTEFIKKVFNDICSKNDTIAYIEKLLQYDEFGLEEIDLSSLTSDLMSNKSSEDEQAKMNENRYTPRNTCLIKFVDESSLENCYSSIKKYCDLIQKKKEKANFIEWEYVSPSITTFINFYKPIDIDYLKEDISLHMKIFEERENTAREEAQSSIVDEDGFTLVVGKNTKSLNSIKKKILNKNPLLKHKTKAKQGNSMVDKKVKQDFYRFQVRERKKQEINELLSKFKDDQERIKVMKAKKKFNPYNNSL; encoded by the coding sequence ATGAGTGAAAGTGCTAAATTTCATTACGTTAAGACTATGAAGAGTGGTTTCTTAGTGGTTCCATTCAAATTACCAAAACATAGAGCATTGAAGAAAGATGCCGGTTTGAATAATAACTCGTTCCATTACGTTTACATAAAAAAACATGTCAATAAAGATAACGAGGAAGAGAAAAACTGTTTATTTGCTATCAATCTACCGATTTTAAGTAACACTGAATTTATCAAGAAAGTGTTTAATGACATTTGTAGTAAGAACGACACCATTGCATATATAGAGAAACTTTTGCAATACGATGAGTTTGGGTTGGAGGAAATCGATTTGTCAAGTTTGACCTCCGATTTAATGAGCAATAAGTCAAGTGAAGATGAACAGGCTAAGATGAATGAAAACAGGTATACTCCAAGAAACACTTGTTTGATAAAGTTTGTCGATGAATCTAGTTTGGAGAATTGTTACAGTTCAATTAAGAAATACTGTGATTTAAtacagaagaagaaagagaaagcAAACTTTATTGAATGGGAATACGTCTCGCCAAGCATTACtacttttattaatttctaCAAACCTATTGACATTGATTATCTGAAAGAAGATATTAGTTTACACATGAAAATATTcgaagaaagagaaaatacTGCAAGGGAAGAAGCTCAAAGTTCCATTGTCGATGAAGATGGGTTCACTTTGGTCGTTGGTAAGAACACAAAAAGTTTGAACtctataaagaagaagatattgaaCAAGAACCCACTATTGAAACATAAGACAAAGGCCAAACAAGGAAACAGTATGGTCGACAAGAAAGTAAAGCAAGATTTCTATAGATTCCAAGTCagagaaagaaagaaacaaGAAATCAATGAACTTCTAAGTAAGTTCAAAGATGATCaagaaagaattaaagTCATGAAAGCCaagaaaaaattcaatCCATACAATAACAGTTTATAG
- the LSB5 gene encoding Lsb5p (similar to Saccharomyces cerevisiae LSB5 (YCL034W); ancestral locus Anc_1.39): protein MGFLSDHQHTEISDYLEDLVSQDDNSTVFARKTVKLIRLIDDTRDDGLYLENQKEAARKIRKLLKYNDNVSVKKRCFNLLSEFIIYNNCKFRELYNDQKLLLAIQTTISANSKKIKFFTNCFLEWIKFINDGKNSSSSTYRGLVELYRQFKSKSSGNRRVFDLQKESPKIRLLVGDSLSTSIALKNRLLQLRPGQTSVDDKDSTDLFVKCRELRRAVLKYIQFVQEGELLGSLVHANDELVNSLKKYDELSGLDEVNNYDSATSESSYYETDEEDYDDIQPLSSRETSNASRAAPQNVNKQNSRDYDPFGDHNGIF from the coding sequence ATGGGGTTTCTATCTGACCATCAACATACTGAGATTAGTGATTATTTGGAGGATCTTGTTTCTCAGGATGATAATAGTACAGTGTTTGCAAGGAAAACTGTGAAGTTGATTCGTTTAATTGATGATACGAGAGATGACGGTTTGTATTTAGAGAATCAAAAAGAGGCTGCTAGGAAAATTAGGAAGTTGttgaaatataatgataatgtGTCCGTGAAGAAGAGATGTTTTAATTTGCTATCAGagttcattatttataacaATTGTAAGTTCCGTGAGTTATACAACGATCAGAAACTGTTACTTGCTATTCAGACCACAATATCTGCCAATAgcaagaaaataaaattttttaccAATTGTTTTCTGGAATGGATCAAGTTCATTAATGATGGGAAAAACTCATCCAGTAGCACTTATAGAGGTTTGGTGGAATTGTATCGTCAATTCAAAAGTAAATCGAGTGGTAACAGGAGGGTTTTCGACTTGCAGAAGGAGTCTCCCAAGATCAGGCTACTTGTTGGCGACTCTTTGTCTACCTCCATTGCTTTGAAGAACCGATTGTTGCAATTGAGACCTGGTCAGACATCGGTGGATGATAAGGACTCGACGGATTTGTTTGTAAAGTGCAGAGAGTTGAGAAGGGCAGTATTGAAGTATATACAATTTGTGCAAGAAGGTGAGTTGTTGGGCTCATTAGTCCACGCAAATGATGAATTGGTAAACAGTTTGAAGAAATACGATGAACTGAGTGGGCTTGATGAAGTTAACAACTATGACAGTGCTACTTCTGAGTCCTCATATTACGAAACGGACGAAGAGGATTATGACGATATTCAACCTCTAAGCAGTAGAGAAACTTCGAATGCATCTCGTGCTGCTCCACAGAACgtaaataaacaaaactCTAGAGATTATGATCCATTCGGCGATCACAATGgcattttttaa
- the GRX1 gene encoding dithiol glutaredoxin GRX1 (similar to Saccharomyces cerevisiae GRX1 (YCL035C) and GRX2 (YDR513W); ancestral locus Anc_1.38), which translates to MSEKTILEVQKMIDEKPVFIATKSYCNESNAAKGTLFDEYSILDDEATVLELDKMSDGEAVLFALSKISQQSTLPNIFIKGKHIGGYQDLKEMNESGELEKLLDSI; encoded by the coding sequence ATGTCGGAAAAAACTATCCTGGAAGTACAGAAGATGATCGATGAGAAACCAGTTTTCATTGCTACAAAGTCATACTGCAATGAGAGCAACGCCGCCAAGGGTACCCTCTTTGACGAGTATTCTATCCTTGACGATGAGGCCACTGTCCTGGAGCTGGATAAGATGTCAGATGGAGAGGCCGTATTGTTTGCATTGTCAAAGATATCACAACAATCAACCTTgccaaatatatttatcaagGGAAAGCATATTGGTGGTTATCAAGACTTGAAAGAAATGAATGAATCAGGTGAgttagaaaaattattagattcaATTTAG